From the Brassica napus cultivar Da-Ae chromosome A8, Da-Ae, whole genome shotgun sequence genome, one window contains:
- the LOC106358772 gene encoding uncharacterized protein LOC106358772: MFFYVVVVIMSDAGAGSSHGGSQGGGGSQGEGQQVDPGRKYGTIVNNNANHWKCIFCYKVLTAGVSRLKQHLVGGYKNAKKCPICPEHVRVELQTYMARKVEERVALSMQYQPVVNEDDVEDLDGDDEPMRKATKRKHRGPLDKFVMSTPPDILKGRKDRKGVFGACDKDLRDKVCGAIARWFFDAGLPFNAVSHDSFKEMTKLIGEYGMGLKPPSQYELRFPLLQREVANVQALLAPNREEWAVKGCSIMSDGWRDSVVQKDIVNFLVNSPKGSMFIRSKEVSEVVKDATVLFKLLDDMVEEVGEKNVVQVVTDNASNYVKAGKLLEAKRPHLFWTPCAAHCLDLMLEEIGKIAAVKTAMKKCMFINAYIYCRVSLVNMMRRFTDQRNLHRPAVTRFATSFITMTQFHLQQANLKKMVTSEEWEKSKWPKEAGARKLKQYILQEGFWRNIAYALKLTSPLVKVLRMVDGEKKPPMGYIYAAMDRAKETIAKSFKLKKVKYEKVFEMIDRRWDCQLHQPLHAAGYFLNPAVHYAHPADVCCEEVERGLYSCITKLVRDPIVQDRIMVELEVFKNASGLFGLPMAIRQREIKSPADWWSSYGSSAPTLRDFNVKVLSLTCSASGCERNWSVFQHLHTKKRNRLSQSLLNDMVFVKYNRALPRRMKRNDAKDPILLEEIDDSNEWLMAKMDGNSSNDEDDAFVHDDEDLTWTLVSEAARAEEPSYGTRGAKTPHSAKNTKGKGIATSSTQSKRYGTSAHHLELVDEDDDVEEELGKEDGSFWKDLELEYEESGSESE, from the exons GGGTCTCAGGGAGAAGGACAACAAGTGGATCCGGGAAGGAAGTATGGAACCATTGTTAACAATAACGCCAACCACTGGAAGTGTATCTTCTGCTACAAGGTGTTAACTGCTGGGGTTTCACGATTGAAACAACATCTTGTTGGCGGGTACAAGAATGCAAAGAAGTGTCCAATCTGTCCAGAACATGTTAGGGTTGAGCTGCAGACCTACATGGCCAGAAAAGTTGAAGAAAGAGTAGCTCTATCAATGCAGTACCAACCCGTGGTGAATGAAGATGATGTGGAGGACTTGGATGGTGATGATGAGCCAATGCGAAAGGCTACCAAGAGGAAGCACCGTGGTCCTTTGGACAAGTTTGTGATGTCTACGCCTCCAGACATCTTGAAAGGCAGAAAGGATAGGAAAGGGGTGTTTGGAGCTTGTGACAAGGACTTAAGAGACAAGGTGTGTGGCGCCATAGCAAGGTGGTTCTTCGATGCTGGGCTTCCTTTCAATGCTGTCTCTCATGACAGTTTCAAGGAGATGACAAAGCTTATTGGGGAGTATGGTATGGGGTTAAAGCCTCCTTCTCAGTATGAGCTCCGGTTCCCTTTACTTCAAAGGGAAGTCGCCAATGTTCAAGCACTGCTGGCTCCTAACAGGGAAGAGTGGGCAGTGAAAGGATGCTCAATCATGTCTGATGGGTGGCGTGATTCTGTGGTGCAGAAAGACATCGTCAACTTTCTGGTTAACTCACCAAAAGGTTCTATGTTCATCAGGTCCAAAGAGGTTTCTGAAGTGGTGAAAGATGCTACAGTGCTGTTCAAGCTACTTGATGATATGGTTGAAGAAGTTGGTGAGAAGAACGTGGTTCAGGTTGTAACTGATAACGCCTCAAACTACGTCAAGGCTGGAAAACTTCTTGAAGCAAAACGCCCACATCTCTTTTGGACTCCATGTGCTGCGCATTGTCTTGATTTGATGCTGGAGGAGATTGGAAAGATAGCTGCGGTGAAGACTGCAATGAAGAAGTGCATGTTTATTAATGCGTACATCTACTGCCGTGTTTCTCTTGTGAACATGATGAGGAGGTTCACAGATCAGAGGAACTTGCATCGACCGGCTGTAACGAGATTCGCCACTTCCTTCATCACCATGACCCAGTTTCACCTTCAGCAAGctaatttgaagaagatggtgactTCAGAGGAATGGGAAAAATCAAAATGGCCCAAGGAAGCAGGAGCAAGGAAGCTGAAGCAGTATATCCTTCAAGAAGGGTTCTGGAGAAACATAGCTTATGCTCTGAAGCTAACTTCTCCATTGGTGAAGGTGCTACGGATGGTTGATGGCGAGAAGAAACCACCAATGGGGTACATTTATGCTGCTATGGATAGAGCAAAAGAAACTATTGCTAAGAGTTTCAAGTTGAAGAAGGTGAAGTATGAGAAGGTTTTTGAGATGATTGACAGACGCTGGGACTGTCAGCTACATCAACCACTTCACGCAGCAGGTTATTTCCTCAATCCAGCTGTTCATTATGCTCATCCTGCGGATGTTTGTTGTGAGGAAGTGGAGCGTGGATTGTATAGCTGCATCACAAAGCTGGTCCGAGATCCTATTGTGCAAGACAGGATCATGGTGGAGCTTGAAGTTTTTAAGAATGCAAGTGGGCTCTTTGGTCTTCCCATGGCGATTAGGCAAAGAGAGATTAAGTCACCAG cTGATTGGTGGTCAAGCTACGGAAGCTCAGCTCCTACTCTCAGAGATTTTAATGTCAAGGTCCTTAGCCTAACATGCAGTGCAAGTGGCTGTGAAAGAAACTGGAGTGTGTTTCAACAT CTTCATACCAAGAAAAGAAACAGATTATCTCAAAGCCTATTGAATGACATGGTGTTTGTCAAGTACAATCGTGCTTTGCCGCGtaggatgaaaagaaatgatgcAAAAGATCCAATTCTTTTGGAGGAAATAGATGATAGCAACGAGTGGTTGATGGCGAAGATGGATGGAAACTCCTccaatgatgaagatgatgcttTCGTCCATGATGATGAGGACCTGACTTGGACTTTGGTGAGTGAAGCAGCCAGAGCTGAAGAACCAAGCTATGGTACTAGAGGAGCGAAGACTCCTCATTCAGCTAAGAACACCAAAGGGAAAGGAATAGCTACTTCTTCAACTCAGAGCAAGCGCTATGGTACATCAGCTCATCATTTGGAATtggttgatgaagatgatgacgtTGAAGAGGAGTTAGGAAAAGAAGATGGTAGCTTCTGGAAGGATTTGGAATTGGAGTATGAGGAGAGTGGTTCTGAATCTGAGTAG